A window of the Kosakonia radicincitans DSM 16656 genome harbors these coding sequences:
- a CDS encoding RidA family protein, whose protein sequence is MTLEAGAGKPLAKYAAWRRAGDFIFLSGIIPVNPQTALIVRGYDDIPAGAQQLLGRTGEFSTDIKEGPILAQSWYVLESIRTTIESAGGQMSDVIKLVQYFRNLDHFPHYSRVRKLFYPDTPPVSTVVQVSEMLPSPDVLIEVEATAWLPQ, encoded by the coding sequence ATGACACTTGAAGCTGGGGCGGGTAAACCGCTGGCGAAGTATGCCGCGTGGCGACGCGCGGGCGATTTTATCTTTCTCTCCGGCATTATCCCGGTGAACCCACAAACCGCACTGATTGTGCGCGGTTACGACGATATCCCCGCCGGGGCGCAGCAACTGCTGGGGCGCACCGGCGAGTTCTCCACCGATATCAAAGAAGGGCCGATCCTGGCGCAAAGCTGGTATGTGCTGGAGAGCATCCGCACCACCATTGAGAGCGCGGGCGGCCAGATGAGCGACGTGATCAAACTGGTGCAGTACTTCCGCAATCTGGATCACTTTCCGCACTACAGCCGGGTGCGCAAGTTGTTTTACCCCGATACGCCACCGGTTTCTACCGTGGTTCAGGTGAGTGAAATGCTGCCCAGCCCGGATGTCTTAATTGAAGTTGAAGCGACGGCGTGGTTGCCGCAATAA